The region GGAAAGCGGCAGCGCATGGTGGGCATTCTATTTTACGCCTCATGCGCCCGAAGATATGGGGCCGATGATGCGCTTCTGGAAGGCGACGGAACTGGCAGGTCTGTCGTATGCTTTTGACCACTTGAAAAGAGATAGGCTGATTATCGAAGTTTTGCGCTCCAATGCCGGTGTATTGAACTGGCATAAGCGCTTCGGTTTCAAGCCTTGTGATCCGGAAGTGTCGAAGAATGCGAATGATTTCGATCTGGAGGTGATGGACTACAATCGCTCCGCTTACGTAGAGATGCGCGACACACGTTGGGCCAAGGATCTGACGGAGATCCAGATCGGCGAATAGACGATCATTTCCATTGCGCGCCGGGCATCTTCTTTCTTACTCTTTCGAGTATTTCCTGAAAATGGGTGTTTGCCGGATCTAGGGTAATCGCCCTTCTTATTGAGGAAAGAGCGTTCTCTTGCTGCCCTATTCGTGAGAGGATAACTGCATGAGTTTTATGTAAATACGCGATGTCGGGCCGTGCTGCGATGGCTCGACGGATCGAGGACAGGGCGTCGTCCAAACGGTTCTTGGCAATCAACATATTGGCAAGTGTCGCGTGAGCATGAGGGTTTTCTGGAGTAAAGTGGCACGCTAGTTGCACCATCCAGAATGCTTCGTCTTCATTGCCTATGGCAATATTTGCCTTATAGAGCTTCAGGTAAAGGCTGCCATCTTTGAAGTTTTTTGAAGCGAGCTTGCTCAGTACCTGATGGACCACTATGTGATTCTCTGAGGTCTCCATGAGGTCATAAAGAGTTTTCCTATAACCTTTATCGTCTGGGTTAGCTGAAACAGCGTCAAACATTGCTGTAATGGCGCCATCAATCTGCCCAAGCCGTTCACATAGATTTGAGCAGGTTTTGTGTAAATAAGCTGTTTGTTTAGGTGTTGTTTCCTTTCTTTCTATTGCCACCTTGGCTGCGTCAATACCACTGTTGATGGCATCCAAAGCCTCTTGCATTTGGTTTTTGCGTTGCAGAGCATTGGAGAATTCTGCCCAGTAGTGCGGATTTCTACTATCTATATCTTTGCTGCGTTTGGCGAACTCGACTGCATCGTCCAGCCTGCCTGCGCGCGCCATAAGCTTTGCCAGCTCATAGCAGTTGTCCGCGCCTAAGGTCATGCTATTCACCCTTGCAAGCAGGCGATTATCAATGGTTTTGGCCCTATCGTAGCGATAGTGCATCAGGTTGATCATAAGCCGAGGCGAAAGAGTGCGGTTTTCACGGATGCTTTGCCGGAGCGCAGAGGCGTCAAGAGTTTCGCTCAGAATGCCAAGCGCAATTTTTTTAAGAACTCCCATCTCCAACAATGGCGGGGCAACGCTATGTCCGCCAAAGTAGATGGGGACATAATTGGTGGATGGAATACGGAGAGATTTAAGGTGGGCGATATGCCGCGCATCAAGGTTTGCGGGATCATATAATATGAACTTTTCAGCCGTCTCCGAAATATGATTTTCAATTGGATCATGTGTGAACTTAATGCCTTTGGATTCACGCAGCCAGCGATGCTCCCAGGGAACATATCGTGGATCAATTGAGACCTGCGGGGATATTGACAAAACTCGGGAGGCGGGAACGGCCCGTGAGAAATACAATGCTGCATAGCCAGCC is a window of Ponticoccus alexandrii DNA encoding:
- a CDS encoding tetratricopeptide repeat protein translates to MTAHFTRMETLKETIHSRISFSGRTDNPRLAITFNHYGSNSMQKPGFGVPLLTTNGFDVVTVQCERNYWFQDISIDDFKEAVLPVASNYQNVSLYGISMAGYAALYFSRAVPASRVLSISPQVSIDPRYVPWEHRWLRESKGIKFTHDPIENHISETAEKFILYDPANLDARHIAHLKSLRIPSTNYVPIYFGGHSVAPPLLEMGVLKKIALGILSETLDASALRQSIRENRTLSPRLMINLMHYRYDRAKTIDNRLLARVNSMTLGADNCYELAKLMARAGRLDDAVEFAKRSKDIDSRNPHYWAEFSNALQRKNQMQEALDAINSGIDAAKVAIERKETTPKQTAYLHKTCSNLCERLGQIDGAITAMFDAVSANPDDKGYRKTLYDLMETSENHIVVHQVLSKLASKNFKDGSLYLKLYKANIAIGNEDEAFWMVQLACHFTPENPHAHATLANMLIAKNRLDDALSSIRRAIAARPDIAYLHKTHAVILSRIGQQENALSSIRRAITLDPANTHFQEILERVRKKMPGAQWK